DNA from Desulfitibacter sp. BRH_c19:
TGCATCCATCTACCATTGCAGCCTGTTCAATTTCAACAGGTACGCTATCTACAAAGCCCTTTATCATCCAAATACTAAAAGGTAGCGTAAAGGAGGTAAATGCCAAAATCAAGCCAGTATAGGTGTTTAGTAGATTAGCTTTTAAAAATACTAAATATAATGGTATTAATAAAACTACTAATGGAAACATTTGTGTAACCAATACGCCCATTAAAATAGGCTTTCTTAAAACAAACTTCATTCTAGATAATGCATACCCGGCAAATGTTGCTAATACTACGGCCAATACTAATGTTCCTAGAGAGGTAATAACACTATTTGTAAAGAAAGTCCAAATAGGAGTTATGCCACCACCAAGATTTTCATAATTTCCATAAGTTATCTGAGATGGCCATAGACTAGGAGGTACTTTAAATATATCAATATTGCTCTTTAAACTAGTGCTAAACATCCAAAAAATAGGAAATAAAGTCCAAACTAAGCTAAAGATTATTGTCAAACCAATAATTCCACTCCACACCCACGAAAAACGTCTTTTAATCACGATCACAAAACCCCCTTCTGTTAAAAGTCCTTTTGTAAAGATCTAACGTAGATTACAGATATAAGAAGTAAAATTACAACCCACACTATACCAATTGCTGATGCATAGCCCAAATCAAATTGTTCAAAAGCCTTTCTGTAAATATAAATAACTGAAGTGGTAGTTGAGTAAACTGGTCCCCCACCTGTCATTGTAAAGATGATTGGAAAATTATTGAAATTCCTTATTACCATAAGCAAACTTGCAATAACAAACGTGCCTTTTAAATATGGAAAGGTAACATGAAAAAATTCCTGCC
Protein-coding regions in this window:
- a CDS encoding ABC transporter permease; its protein translation is MIKRRFSWVWSGIIGLTIIFSLVWTLFPIFWMFSTSLKSNIDIFKVPPSLWPSQITYGNYENLGGGITPIWTFFTNSVITSLGTLVLAVVLATFAGYALSRMKFVLRKPILMGVLVTQMFPLVVLLIPLYLVFLKANLLNTYTGLILAFTSFTLPFSIWMIKGFVDSVPVEIEQAAMVDGCSRMQAMIRVCLPLIVPGIVATSVFAFLDAWNNLLFPLVLVNDIGMKTLPPGMIIAFGGEFKHDWGGMMAASTIVAVPVIIVFVLLQRYLVAGMTSGSVKG